Genomic window (ANME-2 cluster archaeon):
TGCAATTCCGTAGATAGTTGAGGTCATCCGGTACAAACCAAGGTCATCAGCACCGATATATCTCCCCAGAACCACAATTATCAAAAAGGCGATCAGCATGTTGATTGACGATGCTATGAACGTTATGCCTACATCAAATGCAAATCGTTTCGTTTCACTCAAATTGTCACACTCGGTTTAATTATTTATGGATTCAGTGGCAATATTGTCAAATAATTCAAATAATTTAATTGATTTAGGAAAGGAATGACCTCAACACCTCACACACCCTCTCACTCGCATTCCACATACCAAACGCATCACTCCTCCCATCAGCACCCTCAAACCCTTCAATTGCATCTACAATCAGACCATAATCCGCACCCACCAGCACATTCCATCCATCCTCCACAGTCTCCACCCACTCGGTGTTCTCCCGCATTGTCACACACGGCACGCCCAGCATATAGGCTTCCTTCTGGATGCTGCTTCTGCATGTTGAAACGATAAAACCGCAAGTCATTGTACTCATGGGTGACGTGATTTTCATGCTAGTTCCTCATACA
Coding sequences:
- a CDS encoding flippase; the protein is MSETKRFAFDVGITFIASSINMLIAFLIIVVLGRYIGADDLGLYRMTSTIYGIA